One Festucalex cinctus isolate MCC-2025b chromosome 1, RoL_Fcin_1.0, whole genome shotgun sequence genomic region harbors:
- the jpt2 gene encoding jupiter microtubule associated homolog 2, with the protein MTSTNVFQGLDTGSKPSSRVLRPPGGGSSNLFGGYEEEAPQSRRSNKMASNVFASPEEPQTAPRRSNPPGGKSSGIFGEPEPPVQPQKPLPPSGPTSNIFGSGDSADVHSPSRSHPNKPKDNLTVGPEPTSPASEVNVSQPEVNVSQPEVNVSQPEVNVSQPEVKEQIASPAVVPAKEEPPAAPVTPPPAPSTCPSSTPPTDDLKNHEPHLGPKPRSHNRVLNPPGGKSSVVFY; encoded by the exons ATGACTTCGACGAACGTGTTTCAAGGGCTGGACACTGGGTCAAAACCGAGCTCCAG GGTGCTGCGGCCTCCCGGCGGTGGCTCCAGTAATCTGTTTGGTGGCTACGAAGAGGAAGCCCCCCAATCTAGAAGATCAAATAAAATGGCATCTAACGTCTTCGCCTCACCAGAGGAGCCCCAGACTGCACCTAGGCGCTCCAACCCTCCAG GAGGGAAGAGCAGTGGGATATTTGGGGAACCGGAACCCCCAGTGCAACCACAGAAACCCCTTCCTCCAAGTGGACCAACCAGCAACATATTTGGTTCAGGGGATAGTGCAGATGTCCACAGCCCAAGCCGAAGTCACCCAAATAAGCCAAAG gacaaTCTAACCGTAGGACCTGAACCCACATCACCAG CATCCGAGGTCAACGTCAGCCAGCCTGAAGTCAACGTCAGCCAGCCTGAAGTCAACGTCAGCCAGCCTGAAGTCAACGTCAGCCAGCCTGAGGTCAAAGAGCAAATTGCCTCACCAGCTGTTGTGCCAGCTAAGGAGGAGCCTCCTGCTGCTCCGGTTACCCCTCCACCTGCCCCCTCTACCTGTCCCTCGTCCACACCACCCACTGATGACCTGAAGAACCACGAGCCTCACCTGGGACCCAAGCCTCGCTCTCACAACAGGGTCCTTAACCCTCCGGGAGGAAAGTCCAGTGTGGTGTTCTACTGA